From the genome of Apus apus isolate bApuApu2 chromosome 19, bApuApu2.pri.cur, whole genome shotgun sequence, one region includes:
- the EXOSC2 gene encoding exosome complex component RRP4 has product MAAVCMRLPVARKPVGPSAPRGGEKHLVAPGDTITTDTGYMRGHGTYVEEEKLIASVAGAVERVNKLVCVKALKTRYNGEVGDIVVGRITEVQQKRWKVETNSRLDSVLLLSSMNLPGGELRRRSAEDELAMRDYLQEGDLISAEVQSVFSDGAVSLHTRSLKYGKLGQGVLVQVSPSLVKRQKTHFHDLPCGASVILGNNGFIWIYPTPEQKDEEAGGFTTNLEPVPLSDREVISRLRNCIVALVTQKLMLFDTSILYCYEASLPHQIKDILKPEVMEEIVLETRQRLLELEG; this is encoded by the exons ATGGCCGCGGTCTGCATGCGGCTGCCGGTGGCCCGCAAGCCCGTGGGGCCCAGCGCGCCCCGCGGGGGCGAGAAGCACCTGGTGGCGCCGGGGGACACGATCACCACGGACACGGGCTACATGAG GGGCCACGGGACGTAcgtggaggaggagaagctgatCGCCTCGGTGGCCGGCGCCGTGGAGAGGGTGAACAAGCTGGTGTGCGTCAAGGCGCTGAAGACCAG GTACAACGGCGAGGTTGGCGATATCGTGGTCGGGAGGATCACGGAG gttCAGCAGAAGCGATGGAAGGTGGAAACCAATTCCAGGCTGGATTCAGTGCTGTTGCTGTCATCTATGAACTTGCCGGGTGGGGAACTG AGGAGGAGATCAGCAGAAGATGAGCTTGCAATGAGGGATTATCTGCAGGAAGGGGACCTCATCAGT GCAGAGGTCCAGTCTGTGTTTTCTGACGGGGCTGTATCACTGCACACCAGGAGTCTGAAATACGGGAAG CTTGGCCAGGGTGTGCTCGTTCAGGTCTCACCCTCCCTTGTGAAACGCCAGAAGACTCATTTCCACGACTTGCCCTGTGGTGCATCTGTGATCCTTGGCAACAATGGTTTCATCTGGATCTACCCAACTCCAGAGCAGAAAGATGAAGAGGCAGGAGGCTTCACCACCAACTTGGAG CCAGTTCCCTTGTCTGACCGGGAGGTGATCTCACGGCTCCGAAACTGCATTGTGGCTCTGGTTACTCAGAAGTTGATGCTCTTTGACACCAGCATCCTGTATTGCTATGAAGCATCCCTTCCTCATCAG
- the PRDM12 gene encoding PR domain zinc finger protein 12: protein MMGSVLPAEALVLKPGLKPQGLSLAEVITSDILHSFLYGRWRNVLGEQLFEEKSSPKTAFTAEVLAQSFSGEVQKLSSLVLPSEVIIAQSSIPGEGLGIFSKTWIKAGTEMGPFTGRVISPEHVDLCKNNNLMWEVFNEDGTVRYFIDASQEDHRSWMTYIKCARNEQEQNLEVVQIGNSIFYKAIEMIPPDQELLVWYGNSHNTFLGIPGVPGLEEEQKKNKHEDFHAVETGASTTGRMRCVICHRGFNSRSNLRSHMRIHTLDKPFVCRFCNRRFSQSSTLRNHVRLHTGERPYKCQVCQSAYSQLAGLRAHQKSARHRPPNASLQAHSPALPVPHPAALAHHIPTMVL, encoded by the exons ATGATGGGCTCGGTGCTGCCCGCCGAGGCCCTGGTGCTCAAGCCCGGGCTGAAGCCTCAGGGACTCTCCCTGGCCGAGGTGATCACCTCCGACATCCTGCACAGCTTCCTCTACGGCCGCTGGAGAAACGTCCTGGGCGAGCAGCTCTTCGAGGAGAAGAGCAGCCCCAAGACCGCCTTCACGGCCGAGGTCCTGGCTCAATCCTTCTCTGGAG AGGTGCAGAAGCTCTCCAGCCTGGTGCTGCCGTCGGAAGTGATCATCGCCCagagctccatccctggagaagGGCTCGGCATCTTCTCCAAGACCTGGATCAAGGCCGGCACCGAGATGGGACCGTTCACGGGCAGGGTCATCTCGCCGGAGCATGTGGACCTGTGCAAAAACAACAATCTCATGTGGGAG gTCTTCAACGAGGACGGCACGGTGCGGTACTTCATCGATGCCAGCCAGGAGGACCATCGGAGCTGGATGACCTACATCAAATGTGCCCGGAACGAGCAGGAGCAGAACCTGGAAGTGGTCCAGATTGGGAACAGCATCTTCTACAAGGCCATTGAG ATGATTCCTCCAGACCAAGAGCTGCTGGTCTGGTATGGGAATTCCCACAATACCTTCCTGGGCATCCCAGGTGTGCCAGGGCtggaagaggagcagaagaagAACAAACATG AGGATTTCCACGCGGTGGAGACGGGGGCCAGCACGACGGGCCGGATGCGCTGCGTCATCTGCCACCGCGGCTTCAACTCCCGCAGCAACCTGCGCTCCCACATGCGGATCCACACCCTGGACAAGCCCTTCGTCTGCCGCTTCTGCAACCGCCGCTTCAGCCAGTCCTCCACCCTCCGCAACCACGTCCGCCTGCACACGGGCGAGCGCCCCTACAAGTGCCAGGTTTGCCAAAGTGCCTACTCGCAGCtggcggggctgcgggcccACCAGAAGAGCGCTCGCCACCGGCCCCCCAACGCCTCCCTGCAGGCCCACTCGCCCGCCCTGCCCGTGCCCCATCCCGCAGCCCTGGCCCATCACATCCCCACCATGGTGCTGTGA